ttattaagttttttatttctgcacaattaatttgacaaaaaagtgCATTTTCAAGACAGCTTGCATTcttttaaaagtaatattaaTGTTTAATGATTTGAGATGATGTTTAGAGGAACATTATTTTAAGTCGATTCAATTTTATAGCAAAATATTGATACGCAGTATAcccaagataaaaaaatgtccttcCTTAAACTTTATATTCTTCCTATGTAATTTTACTAGTATGACAcctatttatttatgatccaattaataaaaattttcttaccaGTAGAATGGTTTAAACACAAATGTAATGAGGTGGAGACAGAGGCATCAATGGAACACAATTTTTAACACATGGGGCGACTCAAAATAGTCCCATAggattcacattttttattttaaagagaaTACCATGTACATTATGGTACTTTAGATTTCTTACAAATTTTGTGAGGTAgtaatttcgattttcaaccgttttagaaattttgatgTTTCAAATAGATTTATGTTATTCATTATTTGTAAACCATCTTACATTGTCATAATCACAAATTTTAACTCccattataaaacaaaaagaaaacggGTAAagatataaaagtttttttgtaaactcCTATTTTGTCAAATTAACAAGAGAAATGATGAACAATCTTGACAACCATCTAAAAAGTATCTAAAGAATGATAAAAGGTTTTAAACTTATCTCTCAAATAGCAATAGATAAAATCTGGGCATATTTACTaatgattttctaaatttctgTAAAAGTTGGTTTGTTTCTATTGTTTTTCTTATGGCCAAAACATTCTAAAATAAGCTGGATTTTCATTTTAGAATGAATGgtacaaaaaatatactattagaatatacaaaaaactttatataaatGACGAGTATCATAAACAATAAACCTAGTCAaactaaacaaattttcaattactaaACCAAGTAGTTTTTAGTattgaaaaaaacacattCACACATCCTCCAAAGATGGTATTTTAACCTCATCCAGACAGTCttgaaactgaaatttattaatattctctTGGTAAAAGCTGTCAGTATGCTGAGCAAACTGCTGTTCtggaatttcttcaaaatcaaAGCTCATATCCAAATAATTAACAGGAGGTGGAGTACTAGTCCTAACCCAATTGCTGAGAATTGTGTAAACAGTTTCCTGGTCCAAGCATTGGGAGTGTGGCAAAAAGTCTTCAAATGGAGTATCAAACTGTAACATTAAGCATTTGTAATATcaaatatggaatatttttatattgataATACATgtttgaaggaaaaaatttcttcaagATTGATTTCCAAACTTTCAGTTGGACGTGAATGGATTGCTTTTTGAACACTCACATCCTCTTTaagaggaaaattaaattgctgCTTTTTCTGAACAGTATTTGTTGGTGGATTACAATTCACTTTTCTATCCACAAAAGGCATACGTGTGGTTTGGAGAAAGTTGTTGGTTGGTTTGCGTTGGGCAGTCCTTTCCAAATCTGcaaacatataaaatttaaataagtattaacttttgattaaattaatatttcatattttagcatttaaatGTAGATGTCTTACTGGAAACAGTATACTCACTTTCAAGATTGAAAACTCCTGTAGTTGGGGAAACAAAGTGTGTCATCTTGAAAGTTTGAACGTATTTTTCCTTTGCAGTAAACACAGGTAAATGTAGAGGAATTATAGAGGAAAATAAGCATGGGATCTCCCAAGAGATTAATATATCTAAGACTAAAATTTATATAGGTGGAactgagttttttttctcttcagtTTTGTTACtaagaaaagttattttcaatttgtatCTTTTGCTTTTGATCAACGTTTCTACTACGATAAGGGTAGATCTAAAAGTTCTTTTTCTGTTTACAATGTAAATGAGTTATTCTTTTGGCGGGCCGTAAATGTGACATAGCACCATTTTAACCGTTAATGTAGCTGGTGCTAGTTTGATGTTAAGCACTACACCTGTTAACGTTCACTAAATATCCCAAAtcgcatttatttaaaaataaattaaatccgTTTTCGGTTTTGGTATTAGTTTGCTTCCAGCTACCAATGGTTTCgaacaagaaataaattaccagtataaaaccaaaataaacagTCTGAATTCCAGAGATTGACAGATGAttcaatattatattaattgaAGTGTGTATTCATTGTAGTGGTGCGTACCGCATTCATGCGTGTATTCATGGTTGCGGTTATGGTTTTTCAGAAGATCTAAAcagaattttccaatttcgtcatTTTTGACTCTCATATTGTTTTCGAATTGAGAAAGTGGGCACTAATTTCGGTTGCCCTCTTAGAAAAAAAGCAACACgggagaaaaaaatcaagcgGATTGCGATTTTTCTAAGACAAAATTATCTAGAAACTAAAGACCCGAAAATGTAAGCATTGCtcatttttacaaattgcttTCTTGAAAGGTTGTGTTTTCTTTCATATATTGGAATGTTCTTGACTATATCTAGAATATTCCTATATTGAACAAAGATTTCGtaagaataaaaacaatagaaaatttgtgaatttttggAAGATCCCCTGTAATTTTCAGCCGATTCAAAAGGTGGACTTGTTTTTAGAGACCTTTGGTAGATATAATCTACTCACCCtcgtatgaaataaaaaatgaatatcgtTGAATTGTCAATATCAATATTGTCATTTGTTGCAATGCGAGAATGTGTCAGTTGCCAGTTTCAATTGTCAGTGTGAGTTGTGTTTTGCATTTACTTGGAAGAATACGGAATTTTTAGGTTGCAATAcacaaatttccaaaatttcacagaaatAACGAAAAAGCAAGTTTTATGCTGTCGGCACATACATCTACACTTTTTTAGTTTACATATTTACTTAAACAGGGATATGACTAGTTCGATTAATTGCAGATTTGcgatttttgccatttttaccGTAAGTTTTCATGTTCACCTCTAAACAGCCGAATATCCTATTTCCgaaattttgtcatcattagaatttcaaaattaaacttaaaatgttCATTAATCCATTAACAAacattactaattttttttgtttgagagGAAACACGTATTACCctaatttcacaaaatacATCCTTTGTGTGCATATTAGATCtgaaaaagttgcattttccttcctttttgtgttgttttttaaatttaagttaaatattatttgcagATAACATGTATGTTTTACAAACCAATCAACTGCGAAGCTGTTCAGTTAACTCAGCAAAACTTTGATAATATTCTAGGTGTGTATTCCATTGCCTTGTAAAGCTgataaacacaaatatttccatatttaccataattttcattgcattttttagcctcaaatgaattagtatttataaatttctacGCCGATTGGTGTAGGTATAGTAACATGCTGATGCCTATTTTTGATGAGTCAGCTGTGGCTGTAGCCAAAGAATTTCCTGAAGTAGGAAAAGTTGTTATGGGTAAAGTCGATTGTGATAAGGAAGGTTCTATTGCAACTAGGTATGTAGGAAGAATTATTTTCCTGTTAATGTGATGTAAAATCTCCCAGGTTTCACATCACAAAATACCCAACGCTGAAAGTCATCAGAAATGGACAACCAGCAAAAAAGGAGTACCGCGGGCAGAGGTCTGTGGAGGCTTTCACTAATTTCATTAAGAAACAGTTAGAAGATCCTGTTAATGAGTTTAAGCAGATTAGTGAATTAGGCAAGCTAGAGTCAGACAAAAGGATAATTATTGGTAAATACTTAGTAACTTAgtaagttatttaaaattttgttattatttgaattcgtttttgttgATAAAGTAGAATTTGTCCTTGTTGCATCATTGCTAATGGATATAGACTGGGTATTATAGCATACATACATGTTATGCCTATAACGTTCTTATAATATTACCCATCACATTCATATTATTCTAAGTGATCTAAAAAAGAACTGATGTGTTTAACTGATTATAGTGTTCCACTAAGAGTCTTGCCTAGTAAGGGAACTGCTTAGATATGGAGAGATTACCTCATTTTGATTTAGATATTACCTTAGGGATTGgtcaaaatgaattttcccACAACCCTGTACTTTCCAGTCTATGATGCTCATACTCAAGTTTAAGTAGGTAAATTGATTTGGATATTTAAGGTAGTTTAATGGCTATATCTCTAAAGTGCTTCTAATCCAAGGGCATCTTGTAGCTTGAGAAAGAGGTATTTCATATTTATAGGTAAGCACTCATGAGAAAAATAGGTAGGTACTTGAAACTCTAATTTTCAAGAGTTTAAAACtctagaaaattcattttgtgTATTTTCATGATAAATTAGTTATTTCTGTTAGTTAATCTTATACttgttttttgaattaaaaggTTATTACCCAGGTTATTGTAATGTCATATTAAACTTAacaatttagttaaaattaccatataaattttaagcaaTTGTTAATATGTCTAATCACAGTAAAAAAATGGTTAGGCTTATTTTTCACAGGCGACCTCGCATTAAGCAACAAGTATTTACAAATTCTATGTATTTCAAACCTTTCTCACCCTGTACTAAATTAGCATGTTTATTGCTTGATTGGTCACCATTATACTACTAATTAGGGCATGCCTTCAATCATTCTCAATATATGATACCATGAAACTTGCATCTTATCTATTAAGAACTtgtattttaatgtactattggGATTCTGGTACCACGTCTTTTTACAGGTTACTTCGATAGGAAAGACCAACCAGAATACAGTATATTCAGAAGGGTTGCTACCAATTTAAAAGATGATTGCCAGTTTCATGTAGGATTTGATGAAGCGTCTCGTCAAATGCACCCTCCAGGGAGTCCTATTATCGTCTTCAGACCTGATAAGGATAGGTCTACTGACACGGATGAAACCTATCCGGGTAGTCTTGCCAATTTCGACGAGTTGCATGTTTGGGCTCAAGTAAAGAGTTCTTCTGTTTGCTTTagagttatttatatttctgatCTTATTAGGATAAATGTGTACCCCTAATTAGGGAAATTACTTTTGAGAATGCAGAGGAATTAACAGAGGAAGGACTGCCGTTTTTGATATTGTTTCATAGTGCAGATGACAAGGAAAACATTAAGAAGTTCCACGATATTGTTAAAAACGAGCTCTTGTCAGAAAAACGTGAGTGAagcataaaaagtttttcaaaatctgagcgttttttaaaattttatagagtcaatcaattttttaaccgCCGACGGCCACAAATTCGCCCATCCATTGCATCATTTGGGAAAAAGTGAACAAGACTTACCGCTAATTGCCATTGATAGCTTTAGGCATATGTATCTCTTCCCGAAATTTGAGGACATGGAAATTCCCGGAAAACTTAAGCAGTATCTGCAAGACCTCTACTCAGGTAAAGTCGCGTTTTGTCAGAGAGGTTAATGGAGTAACTTCCCGTTTCAGGTAAGCTACATAGAGAGTTCCATCATGGGCCTGATTCCGACAGTGATACGGAGAAACAAGATAGACCGACAAATCCACCGGAAAGCACATTCAAAAAGTTAGCTCCGTCAAAAAATAGGTATACGCTATTAAGAGATGAGttgtaaaaacttaatttttcgaaataaaacaaGATAAACACGTATCTTTTGGGGgtgttttttgtatttattagaAGCAcccaaaaaagaaacaaaatggaaacaaGGGAGAAGGGcaacacatttttataatttttacagtgctgatattattgatttttattaagcCCGTCACCACATTtattcaaaagttttgttAGTGCAAATTGTAAATTCCTGTCATTTCGtgtatttcattatttttaatgtgaaaaaTGTGATGTTTTTTATATACTTCATTGAGTTCAgttgtatatatttatattttcaatttggcaTTAAAACGAAGTTGTTCATAGTTTCTActggttgtttttatttaccgAGAAGAACCTAAATAGTGTACTGTTCCACGAATGACGTTTTCCAGAACTGAGAGGGAAGTATATTGAACGGGATGAAGTTTAGTACATGCGTATGACCATCTATTGTGTGTCTGACGATGCCCCTAGTAGCGAAACCTAGGTAACCTATCCAGTGAAAAGATATTTTAGACTTATGAGTTTGAACTTAATTTTGGCTCACGTCTCAGCAGAAAATGACCGATAAACAACCGTTTTGTAtgcatcaaaaataatttcgtttttcgataaaaactTTGAATTGGCAGTTTTGAGGTGACTTGGAAACAATGTGAAAAATTACCCTTCGTTTGTTTTTGTAGACTTATTTTCGTCTTCACGAAACTTTGATAttctaaagatttttttgggtAAATCACAGCAGGGAATAATTATCTATAGCGAAGCCAAAATAATGGGTGTTTTTATAAAAGACTCAGCTGATACCTACGTGTGGTTTCTTCCAGCACGTGAGGATGATTTGCGTAGGTGTTCGGACATGTACAACCTGGTGTGTGCATAAAGGCTTTGTATGTCTAATGAAGCCAAATAGCAGAAACGTGTTTCGATGATAAGTCAAACAGCATCTTTCTAGTTGTACTTGAAGGTTCAATTAATTTCGCGAACgtgttataaattttaattttttaaatatagatTCATCCTCACGAAACCTACCGTGTTCCTGACAGTAgcaatttcatgaaataaGGCACTGGGGAATAATAGGTAATTCAATATCTGCACGTACGTATTAATAGATGAGTCAACTCTGAATGATTTAGGGGCATTGAGCTCTTATGAAATAACCCGAACCGTAGTAGTTATTTTgtctttattttcatttaataaataaaagaaacataCAATAAAGACATACAGTAAATTCTAAAAGAAAGTGGACAGTGAAACTGAAACGTAGTTAAGGTAAACTgttttagagatttttctacaaaactatgGGAGATATTGAGATTActcttcattttattttattttcaacaaaatttctaTAGTTATACAGTTGTACGAATACTACAATGGAATGTTCCAGTATATACTCATTATGTGATTGTAACATCGGTCACTTTGAGAAAAGATTTtacattatataaaaataaatggttCAGCAGATGTTGAGATTTAATTGTTGACACCGAAAATGTAGGGAAATAACGCTTTAGAAACGAAGACTTTTAACATTCTAACGATGTATACAATTTGGCACCAAGAGAAAACAGTATGGTACAGtcgaaaattcataattttttgattgttATGCCCAACTTTAATTCCTTTTCTCAGTTTTTTAGTTCTATTACGTCAACAACCAACAGAAAATTCCATCTGTATGGCAATAATTGACTG
This portion of the Euwallacea fornicatus isolate EFF26 chromosome 13, ASM4011564v1, whole genome shotgun sequence genome encodes:
- the LOC136342793 gene encoding uncharacterized protein; this translates as MTHFVSPTTGVFNLENLERTAQRKPTNNFLQTTRMPFVDRKVNCNPPTNTVQKKQQFNFPLKEDVSVQKAIHSRPTESLEINLEEIFSFKHFDTPFEDFLPHSQCLDQETVYTILSNWVRTSTPPPVNYLDMSFDFEEIPEQQFAQHTDSFYQENINKFQFQDCLDEVKIPSLEDV
- the ERp44 gene encoding endoplasmic reticulum resident protein 44 yields the protein MTSSINCRFAIFAIFTITCMFYKPINCEAVQLTQQNFDNILASNELVFINFYADWCRYSNMLMPIFDESAVAVAKEFPEVGKVVMGKVDCDKEGSIATRFHITKYPTLKVIRNGQPAKKEYRGQRSVEAFTNFIKKQLEDPVNEFKQISELGKLESDKRIIIGYFDRKDQPEYSIFRRVATNLKDDCQFHVGFDEASRQMHPPGSPIIVFRPDKDRSTDTDETYPGSLANFDELHVWAQDKCVPLIREITFENAEELTEEGLPFLILFHSADDKENIKKFHDIVKNELLSEKQSINFLTADGHKFAHPLHHLGKSEQDLPLIAIDSFRHMYLFPKFEDMEIPGKLKQYLQDLYSGKLHREFHHGPDSDSDTEKQDRPTNPPESTFKKLAPSKNRYTLLRDEL